In Spirochaetota bacterium, the DNA window GTCTATTTTATCTTCAAGAATCATATTTCCAATTTGAATATCTCCCCCCAAAGGTCCACTTAAAAACCTATTTACCTTAATACCAAATTTTTCATTAATTAACATCCCAGTTGTTCCAGTAGCATAAATTTCTTTATCCTTAAACATCTCTAAATTTTTTGAAATCCATTCTATTAATTCCTTTTTTTTACCATCATGAGCAATAATAGCAATTTTCTTAACCATTTTATCCCCTTACAAATTTTTTAAAAAAAATACATACAATTTAAAATTTTAAAGTAAAATGAAATTAATTTTTTTCTATTTTGATAAAATTTTCATATAATTTAACCTGTTAAATTAAATTTGATTTTATAGAAATTTTCATTATATTTATTATAAATGGTATTTTTAATTAGATAAAATATTTTTTAAATTCTAAGGAGTTTATTGGGTGATTAATATTCTATTTTTTAGTGAAAAAAATGAATTATCAAATTCAATTGTAAAAGTTTTATCAAATGAAGGTTATAAATTTTCAATTTCAACTGGAAAAGTTCAAATAGATTTAATATTAAAAGAATTTTTGCCAGATATTATTCTTATTGATTCTTCAATAACTCTAATATCTCCTTTAAATCTTATAAAATCTATAAGAAATAATATAAAAACAAAAGAGATACCAATCCTTCTAATTATAGAGGAAAATAAAATAAATGACCTCGAACAACATGTTAATTTAGGAATAGATGAAATAATTAAAAAACCTGTAGATGTGAGATACCTATCATCAAGAATTAAAATAGTTCATAGAATGTTTTTAAGCAAAGATAGCAATCCTTTAACTGGTTTACCCGGTAATAGATCAATTGAAAAAAATATTAACTTATTAATTGAAAATCAAGATAAAACTAAATTTGCTATTGTCTATGGGGATCTTGATAATTTTAAACCTTATAATGATATATATGGATTTGCAAAAGGTGATGAAGTTATATTGTTCACATCAAATTTAATTAAAAAAGCTTTATCATTATATGGAAATGCTGATGATTTTATAGGTCATATTGGGGGTGACGATTTTATTTTTATCACAACTGCTGATAAAGTAGAAAATGTTTGTAATTTTATATGTAATGAATTTGACGAAAATATCCGAAATTTTTATAACGAAAATGATAAAAAAAATGGTTATATTATTGCAAAAGATAGGGAAGGAAATACAAAAAAATTCGGTTTTATTAGCATTTCTTTATCAATAATAACTAATGAAAAAAGGACTTTTTCTTCTTATCTTGAAATATCTCACCTTGCTGCAGAACTTAAAAAATTTGCTAAATCTCAACCTAAATCTAAGTGGGTAAAGGATAAAAGAAATGGAGATAAGTCAAGTGAAGAAAATTTTATCAAAAATTCACCAATAGGAGATAGAAGAAATCCTAAAAAAATATATAATATTTTAGTTGTCGATGACTCAAAATTTATTGTAGAAGTTATAAAAAATATTCTTTTGCTGGAAGGATTTCAAGTTGAAACAGAAACCGATTCTGAGAAAGCTTTATTTTTAACAGAAATAAAAAAATATGATCTTTTAATTTTGGATATTTCAATGCCAAAAATTGATGGTTTAACATTAATTTCTGAAATAAGAAAGAGAAAACTAAACCAAAATACACCTATCATCATTATTTCAGCTTATAATCAAAAAAACATAATTTTAGAAGCTGCAAAACTAGGAATAAAAAAATATATCGTAAAACCATTTGACAATAAAGAATTAGTTTCTATTGTTCAAAAGTATGTTGAAATTCAAAGTTAAATATTTTATATGATTATCAAATTTGAAATTTGATTTAAGTCTTTCAAATAATTTTTATATATAAATTTTTTATTTATTTTAATATTAATATGTAAAAATAAGGTTTAAAATATAATTTTTTTTATATAAATTTAGGAGGTATTAAATTATGGAAAATCTCCTTGAAAGTATTAAATTCAAGGACCTCAAAGCATATGATGTTAATGAAGCCACTGTAAATTCTGTATGTTTTATTGGTACTCCTTTTAAAAATCCTACCATACAAGATAAAATTTTCATATCTAATCTATTTTTTTCCGATATGAACACATTTTTTGAATTTGATATAAAAGATATAATAAAGTTTGAAGAAATTGATACTATTGTAAATAAAGATGGAAATAGTTACTCTCTTTATAAAATATGGGTAAGGAAAGGTGCAAAAGGAATTAAGCATGAATCATTTACAGTTATATAATTTATAAGTTATCTTTTTCTAAGTTTTATTTTTCTTCTCATTGGCAATTTTTATTAAATCTTCAAACTTTACTGAATACTCTCTATTACAAAATAAGCATTTAATGATAGGATTTTCTTTTTTTTCCATATATAAAACTAGCTCTTCTTTTTTCAATAATTTAATTATATTTAAAGCAAATTCATATGAACAATCACACTTAAGAAAAATATTTTCTTCATTTAAAATATTCCCTTCTATATTACCAAAAAAGTTTTTTATTATCTTTGCTGGATCATTATTAATAGAATCAAGTATATTTATTTTATCATTACTTAAAAAATATAGAAAATTTAAATAATTTGAGTGCACATGTGGATAAGGGATAACAACAATTGCCCCTGCTTCAGCAATATCAAAATTATTATCATTAAAATTATATTTTATATCAGATTTTATTAAAATATTTGAATCCCCCGTATCATAGAAATAGTTTGCAAAATTTTGTTCAATAACAGAAGAATTTTTTTTAATAATAGTTTCAAGGTCATCCTTATAGCCTTTAAGTCTTCTTAAAAATTTAATGATCCCATGATCATTAAATAAATCTTCAAGTTTTCCACTTTGAGATGGATCTTTCACCATAATCTTAAAAATTCCACTTTTAGTAATAAAAATTTTAGTAAAATTATCTTTATTCAACTCTACATCAATTAAAAGTTGGTCCTCTTGATTTTTTAATAATAAAGTTGAAAATATATTTGACAACATTGCAATTTTTCCAACAATAAAGCTTAAAGGTGCAGATAAGTTATGAATTTTTATTATTTCATTTAGAGTATTTCTAAAAGTTAATGCGTATATTCTTGCATTTTTATAATTATCAACAAAAATAATTTTTTTATCCATAATAAATATTAAATTTCTTTATAAATATCTTGTAAAAACTTGTGATATAAATTTCAAAATATCTTAATTTTTTATTTTAGTGATAAGTTAATTAGATTATAATTATTTTTTAATAACTCCATTACAGTTTGAAAAACTAAATTATTTTTAGATAAATCTGTCATCTCTTTTTCTATATCAACATTATTGCCATCATTTCTCATAGTTGTTGAATAGTCAACTACTCTCTTAGCCTGAACCTCCTCCCATTTTATTGGTATGACAAATGGTATATGCCTTTGTCTTGATACTTTTGCTTGAAATCCTTGATAATTTTCCCTCTCTATTGCCCTTTTTAGTTGTGCTTCAAAAGTTATTTCTGATCTCTTAAATCCAGGGGTATCCACATTTGCAATGTTATCAGCTATTACATTTAATCTTTTATTTAAAGCAGATAGATACATTTTTGACATTTGAATTATTCTATATGAATATCCTTTATTGTTTAATTCCATATTTTTTCCCTATATTTATTAGA includes these proteins:
- a CDS encoding Hsp33 family molecular chaperone HslO; translated protein: MDKKIIFVDNYKNARIYALTFRNTLNEIIKIHNLSAPLSFIVGKIAMLSNIFSTLLLKNQEDQLLIDVELNKDNFTKIFITKSGIFKIMVKDPSQSGKLEDLFNDHGIIKFLRRLKGYKDDLETIIKKNSSVIEQNFANYFYDTGDSNILIKSDIKYNFNDNNFDIAEAGAIVVIPYPHVHSNYLNFLYFLSNDKINILDSINNDPAKIIKNFFGNIEGNILNEENIFLKCDCSYEFALNIIKLLKKEELVLYMEKKENPIIKCLFCNREYSVKFEDLIKIANEKKNKT
- a CDS encoding methylglyoxal synthase, with protein sequence MVKKIAIIAHDGKKKELIEWISKNLEMFKDKEIYATGTTGMLINEKFGIKVNRFLSGPLGGDIQIGNMILEDKIDLLIFFWDPLEAQPHDPDIKALLRIAVLFNIPVACNQSTADYILNSKYYIETYQKVITDDYKRIKRDIDI
- a CDS encoding response regulator, with the translated sequence MINILFFSEKNELSNSIVKVLSNEGYKFSISTGKVQIDLILKEFLPDIILIDSSITLISPLNLIKSIRNNIKTKEIPILLIIEENKINDLEQHVNLGIDEIIKKPVDVRYLSSRIKIVHRMFLSKDSNPLTGLPGNRSIEKNINLLIENQDKTKFAIVYGDLDNFKPYNDIYGFAKGDEVILFTSNLIKKALSLYGNADDFIGHIGGDDFIFITTADKVENVCNFICNEFDENIRNFYNENDKKNGYIIAKDREGNTKKFGFISISLSIITNEKRTFSSYLEISHLAAELKKFAKSQPKSKWVKDKRNGDKSSEENFIKNSPIGDRRNPKKIYNILVVDDSKFIVEVIKNILLLEGFQVETETDSEKALFLTEIKKYDLLILDISMPKIDGLTLISEIRKRKLNQNTPIIIISAYNQKNIILEAAKLGIKKYIVKPFDNKELVSIVQKYVEIQS
- the flgB gene encoding flagellar basal body rod protein FlgB, whose protein sequence is MELNNKGYSYRIIQMSKMYLSALNKRLNVIADNIANVDTPGFKRSEITFEAQLKRAIERENYQGFQAKVSRQRHIPFVIPIKWEEVQAKRVVDYSTTMRNDGNNVDIEKEMTDLSKNNLVFQTVMELLKNNYNLINLSLK